In a genomic window of Paraburkholderia acidiphila:
- a CDS encoding branched-chain amino acid ABC transporter substrate-binding protein, with translation MNLKVTHSALAVALAFSCASAHADVVKIGFAAPLTGAQSNYGTDMQKGVQLAINDFNATHPTIGGKPVSFELDSQDDQADPHTGTVVAQRLIDDGVSGIIGHFNSGTSIPASDLYNRAGLPQISMATSPVYTARGYKTTFRLLTSDAQAGRIVGAYVVKTLHYKRIAIIDDRTAYGQGIADEFAKAVEAAGGTVVKRDYTNDKALDFSAILTNLKGINPDAVFYGGGDAQSSPMIRKMRQLGIKAAFVTGEMSRSPTFLKIGGSAAEGAIVYMGGLPKEKMPGFSSYATRYKARFGEDPITYSPYSYDGTMALLTAMKNANSTDPKVYGPYLDKLSIKGVSASTISYDATGDLKDAPVTIYKVQHGDFKPVDTIAGS, from the coding sequence GTGAATTTGAAGGTAACGCACTCCGCACTTGCAGTCGCATTGGCATTTTCATGCGCCTCCGCTCACGCCGATGTCGTCAAGATTGGTTTTGCCGCGCCGCTCACGGGCGCGCAGTCGAACTATGGCACTGACATGCAAAAGGGCGTGCAACTGGCGATCAACGATTTCAACGCCACGCATCCCACCATCGGCGGCAAGCCCGTCTCGTTCGAACTCGACTCGCAGGACGACCAGGCCGACCCGCACACGGGCACCGTGGTGGCACAACGCCTGATCGACGATGGCGTGAGCGGCATCATTGGCCACTTCAACTCGGGCACGAGCATTCCTGCCTCCGATCTGTACAACCGCGCCGGCCTGCCGCAGATTTCGATGGCGACCTCGCCGGTGTATACGGCGCGCGGCTACAAGACGACGTTCCGCCTGTTGACGAGCGACGCGCAGGCTGGCCGCATTGTCGGCGCCTATGTCGTGAAGACGCTGCACTACAAGCGCATTGCGATCATCGACGACCGCACCGCCTACGGCCAGGGCATTGCCGACGAGTTCGCGAAGGCAGTAGAAGCCGCCGGCGGCACGGTGGTGAAGCGCGACTACACGAACGACAAGGCGCTGGACTTCTCTGCAATCCTGACCAATCTGAAGGGCATCAACCCGGACGCCGTGTTCTATGGCGGCGGCGACGCGCAATCGTCGCCAATGATCCGCAAGATGCGCCAGCTTGGCATCAAGGCGGCATTCGTGACCGGCGAAATGTCGCGCTCGCCCACTTTCCTGAAGATCGGCGGCAGCGCGGCCGAAGGCGCGATCGTCTACATGGGCGGTCTGCCGAAGGAAAAGATGCCCGGCTTCTCCAGCTACGCTACGCGCTACAAGGCGCGCTTTGGCGAAGACCCCATCACGTACTCGCCTTACTCTTACGACGGCACGATGGCGCTTCTCACTGCGATGAAGAACGCGAACTCGACCGATCCGAAGGTCTATGGACCATACCTCGACAAGCTGTCGATCAAGGGCGTATCGGCTTCGACGATTTCGTATGATGCGACCGGCGACCTCAAGGACGCGCCCGTGACCATCTACAAGGTGCAGCACGGCGATTTCAAGCCGGTCGACACGATCGCGGGCAGTTGA
- a CDS encoding DUF6726 family protein translates to MRAASAIALACLALPLEGCAVVAFPCRVASATLKIVPLVGHPAAVPFDACAAAVD, encoded by the coding sequence GTGCGAGCTGCGTCCGCCATTGCCCTCGCCTGCCTCGCCCTGCCGCTCGAAGGCTGTGCCGTGGTGGCCTTTCCATGCCGGGTCGCATCGGCCACGCTGAAGATCGTGCCGTTGGTCGGCCACCCGGCCGCCGTGCCGTTCGACGCTTGTGCGGCGGCGGTCGACTGA